A DNA window from Arachis hypogaea cultivar Tifrunner chromosome 18, arahy.Tifrunner.gnm2.J5K5, whole genome shotgun sequence contains the following coding sequences:
- the LOC112771892 gene encoding xyloglucan endotransglucosylase protein 6 has protein sequence MSKMSSLLGFFVGLVLVGVVASSKFEELYQPAWAFDHFIHDGELIKLKLDNYSGAGFGSKSKYMFGKVSIQLKLVEGDSAGTVTAFYMSSEGPNHNEFDFEFLGNTTGEPYSVQTNVYVNGVGNREQRLDLWFDPTKDFHTYSIFWNQRQVVFLVDETPIRVHTNLEHKGIPFPKDQAMGVYSSIWNADDWATQGGRVKTDWSHAPFVATYKDFTIDACECPVGVSSSSVAPENAKRCSSSEDKKYWWDEPTMSELNVHQSHQLMWVRANHMVYDYCTDTARFPVTPAECVHHRH, from the exons ATGTCTAAGATGTCTAGTCTCTTGGGATTCTTTGTGGGTCTAGttttggtgggggttgttgcctcTTCCAAGTTTGAAGAACTCTACCAGCCTGCTTGGGCCTTCGATCATTTCATCCACGATGGCGAACTCATTAAACTCAAGCTTGATAACTATTCAG GTGCTGGTTTTGGATCAAAGAGCAAATATATGTTTGGGAAAGTGAGCATCCAACTTAAGCTTGTGGAGGGTGACTCTGCTGGAACCGTTACTGCTTTCTAT ATGTCATCGGAGGGTCCAAATCACAACGAATTTGATTTTGAGTTCTTGGGGAACACTACTGGTGAGCCTTATTCGGTGCAGACGAATGTGTATGTGAATGGTGTTGGTAACAGGGAGCAGAGACTCGACCTATGGTTCGATCCCACCAAGGACTTCCACACCTACTCTATCTTCTGGAATCAACGCCAAGTTGT GTTCCTAGTGGACGAGACGCCAATAAGGGTGCACACAAACCTTGAACACAAGGGAATCCCTTTCCCTAAAGACCAAGCAATGGGAGTGTACAGCTCAATATGGAACGCAGATGATTGGGCCACACAGGGTGGTAGGGTGAAGACAGATTGGAGCCATGCACCATTCGTTGCCACATACAAGGACTTCACGATTGACGCGTGTGAGTGCCCAGTGGGAGTGTCATCGTCATCAGTGGCCCCGGAAAATGCTAAGAGGTGCAGTAGCAGCGAGGATAAGAAGTATTGGTGGGATGAACCAACCATGTCGGAGTTGAACGTTCACCAGAGCCACCAGCTTATGTGGGTTAGGGCTAACCATATGGTCTATGACTATTGCACTGATACTGCTAGGTTCCCAGTCACACCCGCTGAGTGTGTCCACCACCGTCACTAA